In one window of Dokdonia sp. PRO95 DNA:
- the hisF gene encoding imidazole glycerol phosphate synthase subunit HisF, which translates to MITKRIIPCLDIKNGRTVKGTNFVNLRDAGDPVELAKLYSNTGADELVFLDISATEERRKTLADLVLRVASQVNIPFTVGGGISSVEDVDILLQNGADKVSINSSAVKRPELINELVAKFGSQCIVVAIDAKYIEGEWIVHLVGGKVPTEHNLFDWAKEVEERGAGEILFTSMDNDGTKDGFANEALARLSESLNIPIIASGGAGNMQHFADAFTEGKADAALAASVFHFKEIEITDLKQELTSQGIAMRS; encoded by the coding sequence GTGATTACAAAAAGAATTATCCCTTGTCTCGATATTAAAAATGGTAGAACCGTAAAAGGAACTAACTTTGTAAACTTGCGTGATGCTGGAGATCCAGTGGAGCTGGCAAAGCTATACTCTAATACAGGAGCAGATGAGCTAGTTTTTTTAGATATATCTGCAACAGAAGAGCGTCGTAAGACCCTTGCAGATCTAGTATTGAGAGTTGCTTCACAAGTAAACATACCATTTACAGTAGGCGGAGGAATATCTTCTGTAGAAGATGTAGATATCTTATTACAAAATGGTGCAGATAAAGTTTCTATAAACTCTAGTGCTGTAAAAAGACCAGAACTCATAAATGAGCTTGTAGCAAAATTTGGCTCACAATGTATTGTTGTCGCTATAGATGCAAAGTATATAGAAGGAGAGTGGATTGTACATTTAGTGGGAGGAAAAGTACCTACAGAGCATAATCTCTTTGACTGGGCAAAAGAAGTAGAAGAGCGTGGTGCTGGTGAGATCCTTTTTACCTCTATGGACAATGATGGTACAAAAGATGGTTTTGCAAACGAGGCGCTAGCTAGACTTTCTGAAAGTCTAAATATCCCAATAATTGCAAGTGGAGGAGCTGGAAATATGCAACACTTTGCAGATGCTTTTACAGAGGGTAAGGCAGATGCAGCTCTTGCAGCAAGTGTTTTTCACTTTAAGGAAATAGAAATAACAGATTTAAAACAAGAGTTAACCTCGCAAGGTATTGCGATGAGATCATAA
- the hisIE gene encoding bifunctional phosphoribosyl-AMP cyclohydrolase/phosphoribosyl-ATP diphosphatase HisIE: MEIDFKKYENGLVPAIIQDSRTKNVLMLGFMNNEAYEKTIATNKVTFFSRSKQRLWTKGEETKNYLHLDTIAVDCDNDTLLVQVTPQGPTCHKGTDTCWGNSNKTNFGFLSHLEEVIEDRWNTKDTADSYVASLFRSGINKVAQKVGEEAVEVVIEAKDDNDHLFLNESADLLFHYMVLLQAKGFHLRDIEKTLMSRHK, encoded by the coding sequence ATGGAAATAGATTTTAAAAAATACGAGAATGGTCTCGTGCCAGCAATTATTCAGGATTCAAGAACTAAGAATGTCTTGATGCTAGGTTTTATGAATAATGAGGCTTACGAGAAAACAATTGCTACAAATAAAGTGACCTTCTTTAGTCGCTCAAAGCAACGACTATGGACAAAGGGAGAAGAGACTAAAAACTATTTGCATCTAGATACTATTGCGGTAGATTGTGATAATGATACTTTGCTAGTACAAGTGACTCCTCAAGGGCCTACTTGTCATAAAGGGACAGATACCTGCTGGGGTAATAGTAACAAAACAAACTTTGGCTTTTTATCACATCTAGAAGAAGTCATAGAAGATCGCTGGAATACTAAAGATACTGCAGACTCTTATGTTGCGTCACTCTTTAGAAGTGGGATTAATAAAGTAGCTCAAAAAGTAGGAGAAGAGGCTGTAGAGGTGGTTATTGAAGCAAAAGATGATAACGATCATCTATTCCTTAATGAAAGCGCAGATCTATTATTTCACTATATGGTTTTATTACAGGCAAAAGGGTTTCACCTGCGTGATATAGAAAAAACACTTATGTCAAGACATAAGTAA
- a CDS encoding S41 family peptidase yields MKRRITLLVAIVFVFSAFAKAQSTQTCNCVEELSFVNEQIKEMTSFKKQMKGDKLSEYTTTLNQLEQEVTSQMSVTDCFSKLNELLSVVKDKHAHIRHMKPVITSEIMEQGDELERFRESELFKNHPKSNISVEKLIEKLSEKSFENIEGIYKKKDGITIGIVKTGSTYEGIVLTSDNKIWAPGQIAYKIIPNGENMYDVLTSDIIGGKLRFVRGLLHFNGSLWHLKKEASNYISQMSVNQSPWDFKQLTPDIQYVYMGSFSNSSNNVKAFKKFYEEAKDKFTAKNIIVDLRDNSGGNSKYSDPFYKIFKKNKMNVYVITNFWCASNGEQFTLKLKGLKNAKHLGQRTYGALAYGSNYGKLIETPSGQFAIYPTDMNFHKYLNYEYVGIIPDIKLSFDEDWVTQTLEIIKNIN; encoded by the coding sequence TTGTTAATGAACAAATAAAAGAAATGACTTCTTTTAAGAAACAAATGAAAGGAGACAAACTCTCAGAGTACACAACTACCTTAAATCAATTAGAGCAAGAAGTTACTTCACAAATGAGTGTGACAGATTGCTTTTCTAAGCTCAATGAACTGCTATCTGTTGTAAAGGATAAACATGCACACATACGTCACATGAAGCCTGTAATTACCTCCGAGATAATGGAACAAGGTGATGAATTAGAACGTTTTCGCGAAAGCGAACTATTTAAGAATCATCCTAAAAGTAACATCAGCGTTGAAAAGCTCATAGAGAAATTATCTGAGAAGTCTTTTGAGAACATAGAGGGCATTTACAAGAAAAAGGATGGCATAACTATAGGCATTGTAAAAACAGGCAGCACATACGAAGGTATTGTACTTACTTCAGATAACAAAATCTGGGCGCCTGGACAGATTGCTTATAAAATTATTCCTAACGGAGAAAATATGTATGATGTTCTTACCAGTGATATCATTGGTGGTAAATTAAGATTTGTAAGAGGATTGCTACATTTTAATGGAAGTTTATGGCATCTTAAGAAAGAAGCTAGTAACTATATTTCACAAATGAGTGTGAATCAATCTCCTTGGGATTTCAAACAACTTACACCAGATATTCAGTATGTGTATATGGGGTCTTTTTCAAATAGCAGCAATAATGTAAAGGCTTTTAAAAAGTTTTATGAGGAAGCTAAAGATAAGTTTACTGCAAAAAATATTATTGTAGATCTACGTGATAATTCTGGAGGAAACTCTAAGTACTCCGATCCATTTTACAAAATTTTTAAAAAGAATAAAATGAATGTGTATGTCATTACAAATTTCTGGTGCGCGAGTAATGGTGAGCAATTTACTCTCAAACTAAAGGGGTTAAAAAATGCAAAACATCTAGGCCAGCGCACGTATGGAGCCCTTGCTTATGGCTCTAATTATGGCAAACTAATAGAAACACCATCTGGCCAGTTTGCAATTTATCCTACAGATATGAATTTTCATAAATATCTAAATTATGAATATGTAGGTATCATCCCAGATATCAAATTAAGCTTTGACGAGGATTGGGTTACTCAGACTTTAGAGATAATAAAGAACATCAACTAG